A stretch of DNA from Archangium lipolyticum:
CCAGCTCCACCACGCTCCACGGCGCCGCCGTCAGGTCCACCGACTGTTCTCCCCCCGCCACCACCGGGGCCTCGTAGAGCCGGTCCGGCAACCGGCGCTGGACGAAGTAGCGCCCGGGCATGAGCCGCGCCGTGCGCGCCTCGCGGGAGATGTTCGCCTCCAGCACCACCGCGCCCTCGCGCCGCTCCTTGCGGAAGAAGTACTGGCCCGGCTCGGACAGGCGCACCGACGCGAGCCCCCGCACCCGTCCGGGCCGCGTGAGCACCAGCTCCGAGCGTCCCTTCAGGTCATAGAGGTACGTGGGGTGCTGCACGCCGCCCATCGTCGCCACCGTGCTGGCCACGGTGCGGTCGGCGGCGTACTGGTACGCCTCGGCCAGGCTGACGAGCCCGTCCCCTCCATGGTCCGCCATGCCGCGCAGCGCGGCCACCAGGTGGTGGGTGAAGAAGGAGCCCTGGAGCGCATCCGACTCCTGCGCGTTCTCTCCGGCCGACGAGGAGGAGAGGATGGCGAAGCCCTCGGGCATGCCGCGCGTCTCCACGTCCGGAGGCAGCGCGAAGGGCGCGGCCAGCCGGGTGCCCTTCACGCGCGTGGCCTGGCCGGAGCGGCACGCGTCCACCACCAGCAGCCGCGCCGCCGCGGCCGAGCCGGAGGTGAGGTTGCGCAGCTCCTCCCACGGCAGCAGCGTGCCGCCCAGGTGCAGCGACTCGGCGTCCGCGTGGCCCGAATAGAAGACGAGCAGCACGCTGGAGCGGTCGTGCGCCACCTCCTCGCGGATGCGCGCGTTCATGCGCGCCAGCGCGGTGCGCACACGGTCCGCGTTCGGGTCGGCCAGCACCAGCACGTTCTCGGGCAGGAAGTCCCCGAGGCTGACGAGCACGTCGCGCAGCCGCTCGGTGTCCGAGCCCGCGTAGCGCAGCACCGGCTCATCCGCGTTTCCACGGTGGGCACCGATGAGCAACGCATAGCGCGACTCCCCCGCATGCGAGGGAGCCGCGGCCAGCAGCGCGAGCAGCAGCCCGGCGGCGGCGAGGCCCCGGGCTCCGAGGCTCAGGGCCCGCCCGACACCCGCCACTCGTAGATGCGCTCGTGGCACGTCTCCTCCAGCGCGACCCCGGGCGGGGGCTTCGTGGGACACGTCAGCAGGCGCAGCCGCGTCCTCCCGTCCGGAGTGACGAGCGCGGCCACCGGCAACCAGCCGTCCGCGGGCACGGGTCCCTC
This window harbors:
- a CDS encoding caspase family protein; translation: MPRAHLRVAGVGRALSLGARGLAAAGLLLALLAAAPSHAGESRYALLIGAHRGNADEPVLRYAGSDTERLRDVLVSLGDFLPENVLVLADPNADRVRTALARMNARIREEVAHDRSSVLLVFYSGHADAESLHLGGTLLPWEELRNLTSGSAAAARLLVVDACRSGQATRVKGTRLAAPFALPPDVETRGMPEGFAILSSSSAGENAQESDALQGSFFTHHLVAALRGMADHGGDGLVSLAEAYQYAADRTVASTVATMGGVQHPTYLYDLKGRSELVLTRPGRVRGLASVRLSEPGQYFFRKERREGAVVLEANISREARTARLMPGRYFVQRRLPDRLYEAPVVAGGEQSVDLTAAPWSVVELDQLVRKGGGPSTSSALSVWGGGGSGVLEGFPFTPAISVQLSLDTAALTLDAQVELARSVLVSEGLERRLTATALRAGARKVFDLGSFSLSGGVRLGATYFDQRFTGRIAPPRWQLSPHLDTLVRADVRPTRGFFLGVEAGLRASYVRVSSLEAPSVRTPVTPVFAVGAGMRW